The DNA sequence gcagtgaagttgtcaggttgtgtaaaagctaaataaaaagagaatacaacaaatccttttcaacttatattcaatagaatagactgcaaagacaagatatttcatgttcacactcagaaactttcttcttttttgtaaataatcatgaacttagaatttaatggcagcaacacattgcaaaaaaggcatttttaccagtgtgttacatggcctttccttttaacaacactcagtaaaggtttgggaagtgaggagacacatttttgaagtggaattctttcccattcttgcttgatgtacagcttaagttgttcaacagtctcccttctcatattttagcctgcaCACATttgcaatgtctggactacaggcaggccagtctagtacctgcactcttttactatgaagccacgttgatgtaacacctggcttggcattgtcttgctgaaataagcaggggcgtccatgataaagttgcttggatggcaacatatgttgctccaaaagctgtatgtacctttcagcattaatggtgccttcacagatgtgtaagttacccatgtcttggccactaatacacccccataccatcacacatgctgccttttacactttcaccctagaacagtccggatggttcttttcctctttggtccggaggacacgacgtccactgtttccaaaaacaatttgaaatgtggactcgtcagaccacagaacacttttccactttgcatcagtccatcttagatgagctcaggcccagcgatgcCTGtggctttctgggtgttgttgataaatggctttggctttgcatagtcaagttttaacttgcacttacagatgtagcgaccaactgtagttactgacagtggttttctgaagtgttcctgagcccatgtggtgatatcctttacacactgatgtggctttttgatgcagtacagcctgagggatccaaggtgtgtaatatcatggcttacgtgcagtgatatctccacattctctgaaccttttgatgatattatgtagcgtagatggtgaaatccctaaattccttgttgagaaatgttgttgttcaacaatttgctcaggcatttgttgacaaagtggtgaccctcgccccgtccttgtttgtgaatgactgagcatttcatggaagctgcttttatacccaatcatggcacccacctgttcccaattagcctgctcacctgtgggatgttccaaataagtgtttgatgagcattcctcaactttctcactcttttttgccacttgtgccagcttttttgaaacatgttgcaggcgtcaaattccaaatgagctaatatttgcaaaaaataagagaGTTtctcagtctattcaattgaatataagttgaaaatgatttgttgtattctcttgttATTTAGcctttacacaaggtgacaacttcactgcttgtgGGGTTTGTAGATAGAACATTTATTTCCTCCAAACAGTTGAAGTTGTGTGATTAATTCCAAGTGATGAGTTGATCATGAGCTTTGACAGCCCAGGTCATAATTCCATGCACAGTTCCAAGTGAGTATGCAAAGTGACAACATTCCATCAGTGTCCTCATCTACACTTTgatttcctcctcttcttccgaGAAGGTGTAGGACGTTTTGGAAAAGCTCCTCTTGACGGCGCCTCCCCCGTAATGTCGAGACAAAACGTCCGCCGCCTTCTGGAAGCGCTCCGACTCCATGGCGGGTTCCGCCCTGGCAGGAGACGTGTGAGGAGACCTGTCCTCCTCCTGGGTCCAGCTGGTGCTGCGGGGGTCCTCCTGAGACCTGTCCTCCTCCATCCAGCTGGTTCTGCGGGGGTCCTCCTGAGACCTGTCCTCCTCCTGGGTCCAGCTGGTGCTGCGGGGGTCCTCCTGAGACCTGTCCTCCTCCTGGGTCCAGCTGGTTCTGCGGGGGTCCTCCTGAGACCTGTCCTCCTCCTGGGTCCAGCTGGTGCTGCGGGGGTCCTCCTGAGACCTGTCCTCCTCCTCCTGGGTCCAGCTGGTGCTGCGGGGGTCCTCCTGACCCTCTGCGTTCCTTCTCGGGGAGTTTGTGGAGCTGGCCCCGGGGCTGACAAAAGTGTCTGTTGTGGAGCTGCCGTCCTCTTCCTCACCTGCGGCCCGCTGGTCCAACAAGCCCAGGACCTCAGTCATCAGGGAGGGGCCCAGGTCCAGGCTGAAGGAGGTCAGGGAGTCCGAGCGGGTTGGGGCTTTGCCGCGGTGCTCGCGCACGGATCTTCTGAGGACGTCTCCGTCTGGGAAGGCTTTGTCCGGGCGAGAGAAGCGCGGCAGCGTGACAAATCCGGACTGGAGACCTGCAAACACGGAAAAAGACGTTCAGGTGCCTCAAAGTGCGTGAAAGCACAAAACCTCCAGCATGAGACCTGATAGGGAAGACCAGTCTTTGTCCATATGTCTGTTTCGGGCCCagttgtagtacacttttccaccacttgtggcagtagtgacaacatcacacaaacagaagaagtctggagctaaaatcaTGGAAAAGTTTCTCAAgcccaaaaaatatgactaaagtgatgaagctgtattttcatttacacttccattttattgacagtttattcaaaaaaaaatattactaaatTAAAtag is a window from the Entelurus aequoreus isolate RoL-2023_Sb linkage group LG26, RoL_Eaeq_v1.1, whole genome shotgun sequence genome containing:
- the LOC133643294 gene encoding cdc42 effector protein 1-like isoform X1, translating into MLPAKDSYFISSGPGLTCDQTWDTNSRSNIPSDMSGGKRPGIKGLVSGSQERRRFKSDLSVDMISPPMGDFRHTMHVGRGGDVFGDTSFLSNYGGAKEPSSPDSAHSSKSNGFFTRTFRHIRKNSGPRGEARDLSSPPPDISPIIKNAISLPQLNLDSPNGSLQRLTIPNSISSTDGSICTYGLQSGFVTLPRFSRPDKAFPDGDVLRRSVREHRGKAPTRSDSLTSFSLDLGPSLMTEVLGLLDQRAAGEEEDGSSTTDTFVSPGASSTNSPRRNAEGQEDPRSTSWTQEEEDRSQEDPRSTSWTQEEDRSQEDPRRTSWTQEEDRSQEDPRSTSWTQEEDRSQEDPRRTSWMEEDRSQEDPRSTSWTQEEDRSPHTSPARAEPAMESERFQKAADVLSRHYGGGAVKRSFSKTSYTFSEEEEEIKV
- the LOC133643294 gene encoding cdc42 effector protein 1-like isoform X2; translated protein: MSGGKRPGIKGLVSGSQERRRFKSDLSVDMISPPMGDFRHTMHVGRGGDVFGDTSFLSNYGGAKEPSSPDSAHSSKSNGFFTRTFRHIRKNSGPRGEARDLSSPPPDISPIIKNAISLPQLNLDSPNGSLQRLTIPNSISSTDGSICTYGLQSGFVTLPRFSRPDKAFPDGDVLRRSVREHRGKAPTRSDSLTSFSLDLGPSLMTEVLGLLDQRAAGEEEDGSSTTDTFVSPGASSTNSPRRNAEGQEDPRSTSWTQEEEDRSQEDPRSTSWTQEEDRSQEDPRRTSWTQEEDRSQEDPRSTSWTQEEDRSQEDPRRTSWMEEDRSQEDPRSTSWTQEEDRSPHTSPARAEPAMESERFQKAADVLSRHYGGGAVKRSFSKTSYTFSEEEEEIKV